One window of the Takifugu rubripes chromosome 13, fTakRub1.2, whole genome shotgun sequence genome contains the following:
- the LOC105417245 gene encoding uncharacterized protein isoform X1 produces the protein MKIIVVLLCGFACQVFAQTNGVFPAKILSNQKVVSESSDLYITCSITGSKKPSAAQGFIHLCKDGRVVRKKQQKPNQKDTFFIIRVGLHDGGNYSCVFSVRDLPLSTAAATSLNIIPIRVIANFHPADISFAGPPAVKEGDDVALRCSVSDTLQTLGGCQFIQSYLIKNGTMVQLTPFNATRMEVEFTVKDVALKDSGHYSCVVLPSKCIKAAGTALYGNNRVFLEVKGMFDQQIIIFGVIIGLLAVALGACFIKWRRAVNKIKFCNQCEVGYATVMERSCELEEQQEQAGGDNLEAPSDDSFSMDEENIYDDINLHDSSQ, from the exons ATGAAGATAATTGTTGTTCTTCTCT GCGGCTTTGCCTGTCAGGTCTTTGCTCAAACAAACG GTGTTTTTCCTGCAAAGATTCTCTCCAACCAGAAAGTGGTAAGTGAGAGCAGTGATCTTTATATCACCTGTAGCATCACTGGCTCCAAGAAACCTTCAGCTGCACAAGGTTTTATACATCTGTGCAAAGATGGCCGCGTTGTcagaaagaagcagcagaagccaaATCAAAAGGACACGTTCTTCATCATCCGCGTTGGTCTCCATGACGGTGGAAACTACAGCTGCGTTTTCTCTGTCAGAGATCTCCCACTTTCTACAGCAGCCGCCACAAGTCTCAACATCATTCCCATTCGTGTAATCG CCAATTTTCACCCAGCAGATATTTCGTTTGCTGGGCCGCCAGCTGTCAAGGAGGGAGACGATGTGGCGCTCAGGTGTTCTGTTTCGGACACCCTGCAAACGCTGGGTGGGTGCCAGTTCATCCAGTCCTATCTTATTAAAAATGGCACCATGGTCCAGCTGACGCCATTCAATGCTACGAGGATGGAAGTGGAATTCACCGTCAAGGACGTCGCCTTGAAGGATTCTGGTCATTACAGCTGCGTGGTGCTTCCTTCCAAATGCATCAAAGCTGCTGGGACGGCTCTCTATGGAAATAACAGAGTATTTCTGGAAGTTAAAG GAATGTTTGACCAACAGATAATAATATTTGGAGTGATTATCGGATTGTTAGCTGTGGCTCTGGGCGCCTGTTTCATTAAATGGCGGAGAGCAG tgaacaaaataaaattctgcAATCAATG TGAAGTTGGATATGCAACCGTGATGGAGCGGTCGTGCGAGTTAGAAGAACAGCAGGAACAGGCAGGGGGAGACAACCTGGAAGCTCCGAGTG ATGACTCTTTCAGCATGGATGAGGAAAACAT ATATGATGACATAAATCTGCATGACAGCAGTCAATAA
- the LOC105417245 gene encoding immunoglobulin superfamily member 1-like isoform X2, with the protein MKIIVVLLCGFACQVFAQTNGVFPAKILSNQKVVSESSDLYITCSITGSKKPSAAQGFIHLCKDGRVVRKKQQKPNQKDTFFIIRVGLHDGGNYSCVFSVRDLPLSTAAATSLNIIPIRVIANFHPADISFAGPPAVKEGDDVALRCSVSDTLQTLGGCQFIQSYLIKNGTMVQLTPFNATRMEVEFTVKDVALKDSGHYSCVVLPSKCIKAAGTALYGNNRVFLEVKVNKIKFCNQCEVGYATVMERSCELEEQQEQAGGDNLEAPSDDSFSMDEENIYDDINLHDSSQ; encoded by the exons ATGAAGATAATTGTTGTTCTTCTCT GCGGCTTTGCCTGTCAGGTCTTTGCTCAAACAAACG GTGTTTTTCCTGCAAAGATTCTCTCCAACCAGAAAGTGGTAAGTGAGAGCAGTGATCTTTATATCACCTGTAGCATCACTGGCTCCAAGAAACCTTCAGCTGCACAAGGTTTTATACATCTGTGCAAAGATGGCCGCGTTGTcagaaagaagcagcagaagccaaATCAAAAGGACACGTTCTTCATCATCCGCGTTGGTCTCCATGACGGTGGAAACTACAGCTGCGTTTTCTCTGTCAGAGATCTCCCACTTTCTACAGCAGCCGCCACAAGTCTCAACATCATTCCCATTCGTGTAATCG CCAATTTTCACCCAGCAGATATTTCGTTTGCTGGGCCGCCAGCTGTCAAGGAGGGAGACGATGTGGCGCTCAGGTGTTCTGTTTCGGACACCCTGCAAACGCTGGGTGGGTGCCAGTTCATCCAGTCCTATCTTATTAAAAATGGCACCATGGTCCAGCTGACGCCATTCAATGCTACGAGGATGGAAGTGGAATTCACCGTCAAGGACGTCGCCTTGAAGGATTCTGGTCATTACAGCTGCGTGGTGCTTCCTTCCAAATGCATCAAAGCTGCTGGGACGGCTCTCTATGGAAATAACAGAGTATTTCTGGAAGTTAAAG tgaacaaaataaaattctgcAATCAATG TGAAGTTGGATATGCAACCGTGATGGAGCGGTCGTGCGAGTTAGAAGAACAGCAGGAACAGGCAGGGGGAGACAACCTGGAAGCTCCGAGTG ATGACTCTTTCAGCATGGATGAGGAAAACAT ATATGATGACATAAATCTGCATGACAGCAGTCAATAA